One Dictyostelium discoideum AX4 chromosome 3 chromosome, whole genome shotgun sequence genomic region harbors:
- a CDS encoding metallophosphoesterase domain-containing protein, with amino-acid sequence MKYSQNVKIIKIISLITVMIFLNLFVQITDSLSIIKNNNNNNNNNNHITIKINIDKDNNENKNKLRFNKNNKFKIIQFTDLHFGEGENEAWGKEQDINSTAVMNKIIDKEGNVDLILFTGDLITGNNINGNVSKYWENAINVAKTRNIPWAITFGNHDDLSSNDNGTRYDLISLDIKLGSLSKLGPISIPGVSNYNLNIYGNENDRILSTLWLFDSGDGENDCKNQRNREFGNGYQCNTFITKEQIQWYENETLKYENDKLPLWEGAFFHIPLQEYMLVWNYGVCFGFNNDSIACQKTNEGLFKKFVEIGRIRMISVGHNHGNDFCSIFDNIKMCYGRHSGYGGYGTWERGARVIELTHNPIKNKVTSITYITFETGQQLFNQPRHFPNSTQIPQTKCTD; translated from the coding sequence atgaaatattccCAAAATgtcaaaataattaaaataatttctctaataacagtaatgatttttttaaatttatttgttcaAATTACCGATAgtttatcaataataaaaaataataataataataataataataataatcatataacaatcaaaattaatattgataaagataataatgaaaataaaaataaattaagatttaataaaaataataaatttaaaattattcaatttaCAGATTTACATTTTGGAGAAGGTGAAAATGAGGCATGGGGTAAAGAACAAGATATAAATAGTACTGCTGTgatgaataaaataattgataaagaaggaaatgttgatttaatattatttacagGTGATTTAATTActggtaataatattaatggcAATGTGTCAAAATATTGGGAGAATGCAATCAATGTGGCAAAAACTAGAAATATACCATGGGCAATCACATTTGGAAATCATGATGACCTatcttcaaatgataatggtaCAAGATATGACTTAATCTCATTAGACATTAAACTAGGCTCTCTTTCTAAACTTGGTCCAATCTCAATACCTGGTGTATcaaattacaatttaaatatcTATGGAAATGAAAATGACAGAATATTATCGACATTATGGCTATTTGACTCTGGCGATGGTGAAAATGATTGTAAAAACCAAAGAAACAGAGAATTTGGAAATGGCTATCAATGCAATACATTCATTACAAAGGAGCAAATTCAATGGTACGAAAATGAAAcattaaaatatgaaaatgataaactaCCATTATGGGAAGGTGCCTTCTTTCATATACCATTACAAGAATATATGCTAGTATGGAATTACGGAGTTTGCTTTGGATTTAATAATGACTCAATCGCATGTCAAAAAACTAATGAGGgactttttaaaaagtttgttGAAATTGGTAGAATTAGAATGATATCGGTGGGTCATAATCATGGAAACGATTTCTGttcaatatttgataatattaaaatgtgTTATGGTAGACATAGTGGTTATGGTGGTTATGGAACTTGGGAAAGAGGTGCAAGAGTAATCGAGTTAACTCATAATCCAATTAAGAATAAAGTCACCTCAATTACATATATTACATTTGAAACTGGTCAACAACTATTCAATCAACCACGTCATTTCCCAAATTCAACCCAAATACCACAAACTAAATGTActgattaa